Genomic segment of Rhodococcus sp. W8901:
CGAGGAACTGATCGAGGGAACGGCTATGTGCGGCAGCCCCGAAGAGGTTGTCGAGCGCATGAACACGTTCAAGGAGATCATCGATCCCGACGTCCACCTGGCGGTCTTCGACGTGGGTGGGCTCCCGCACGAGATGCTCATGGACACGATGGCGCTGTTCGCCGCCGAGGTCATGCCCAAGCTGTAAGCGCATCCCCGTCAGCGATATCGATACAAACCAGGACTGCAGCGACAAGATCGAAGGGGCCATCAAGGTGCACACAACGAGTACCGGGCACCAGAGCGTGGGCACGAAGGGGCAGCAGACCGCACAGCTCATCAAGACCGCTGCACGCACCGTCTTCAAGCGCGACGGCTATCTCAATGCCAGGATGACCGATATCGCTGACGAGGCCGGCAAGTCTCCGGCCACGCTCTACAACTACTTCGACAACAAGCGGGAGATCCTCCACGCGATGTTGGAGGACTTCTTGAGCCGCGTCCTCGATCAGGGGAACCCTGATCCGCAGGGCGTGTACACCTCGGAATCACTGAGATCGGCCATCGCCGTGTTCTGGCGCACCTACACCGAGTTCCTTCCTGAATTGGTCGGAATCACGCACGCTGCGTCGGTCGAGGACGAGTTCCTGCAAGCATGGATGCAGATTCGTGAGGTAGGCGTCAAGCAGATTGCCGGACGAGTCAAAGTGCTTCAGCGACAAGGGCTAGTGGATCCGAAGCTGGATCCGTACGTCGCCGCATCAGCGCTCTCCTCCATGCTCGAACACAGTTGTTATCTGTGGCTGGGCATGGATGCAGGAGGGATTGGGCGACCTGGGTCGGATGACGAGGCGATCGGCACCCTCACCTACCTGTGGTCGCGTGCGCTGGGAATCGAATGACCTGAGCACGAATGAGCGCCGGTGAACACCGGCGCTCATTCGTTGCACGTCAAAGCAATACGACAATCAGTTCAGCAGCGAAGCTATCACCGGAAGTGATGCGTCGGCATCTCCACGCTGGCCTCGCATGCTCGACGGGGTTTGAGCCAACGAGCCTTCCGCGACGCCGTGGTCATGACGCCACTCGACAAAGGTTCGGTGCTCGACCATGCGCCAGCGACCGTCACGGCGCTCGAATCGATCGATGTATCGACCACCTGCAACGCCCTCGTAATCCTCACTTCGTCCGTCCCAGAAAGTAGTTGAGGGAGCAGTCGGCGGAACTCGGTGATAGGCGGTGACGTAGGTTTCCACTTCGGCGACGTCACCGTCGAAGGAAAACAGCATGTTGCCCGTCTGATGATGGGTCCGCTCGAGGGAGCCCATCGACACCCGGGCGTTCTCCACCATCTTCTGCCAAGGCAGCTCGTTTCCGATGAAGACAGTTTTCCCGTCCTCATGGAATACGCTCGCCATCAGTTCCCATCGGTTCCGATCCACTGCGTGGCAGAAGCGGTTGACAACATCGGCGATTTCCGCGCGGTCGACAAGCCGACCGGCGTCTACTCGACCGAGATCGTTTGTGCGCCAAGCCTCTACGACCGATCCCGAGATGCCGTCCTCTCGCTGTCCCCTCGCCTGCCCCGAGACAGCGGCAAGGCCGCCTTCTCGCGATGGACGGTGATTGCGCCACTCCGTGAGCAGGCGCCGGTCCGCAATCCGCCAGCGACCGTCGCGGAGTTCGAATCGGTCGATATAGCGAGCGCCGAGCATGACTTCGTACGCCTCACCCGTGCCACCGAAACCACCACCGACAGGCGCATCATGCGGAATGGCATGGAATGCCGTCACATACGTTTCGACGTGCGCGACGCTCCCCTCGAAAGCAATCATGATGTTGCCGACCTGGTGGTGCGTCGCCTCGACCGGCTCGAGAAGTGCGGAGCCTTGTGCGACGAATTCGCGCCAGCTTCCGCCGATCGATGACAATCGGCAGGTTGCGTCCTCGTGGAAAACCGAGTCCATCAACCACCAACGCCGACGATCCGTCGCATGGCAGTACCGATGGATGACATCTTCGATTTCGGCTCGGGCAGCTACTGATTCGAGTGTGTACGCAGTACTCATGTATCTCTGTCCCCTCCTACGCTTCGGCGGGCACGTTTGCCGGCAGATCACACGAAGCAGTGCCGTCGTCATTGAGGACACACACCGGGCAGTCTTCCTGATCGGCGCCGAGCGCGCCGTCCGCCGCCTGAACCATCTCGGCGAAGAGTTCCTGACGCTCCGATCGCGGCACCCGCGGATCCCGCGCCGGGCGCAAACCGAGCTCGATCAGCGTCTCGAGCTGGCGGTAGCCGGCCATCGTCGGGTCCACGATGGGGACGCTCGAGCGGGCAGCGAGGATCTCGGCGACCGGGCTCATGCAGTTGCACCCCAGGATGACCGACTTGGCGCCGTCCTGCACTGCGAGTTCGATCTCGGCCAGGATGCGCTCGATAATGTCCTCGCGTCCGGCCTTCATCTGGGTGAGGAAGTTGTCTTCATCAGCCAGAGTGCTCTGCTCAGCGTGGGTTGAGACGTAGCGTACCGAGATACACTGCCGTCCAACAGGGTTATCGCGCAGTAGACGCTCGTAGACGAAGTCCATCGTCTCCGGCCAGATCGTGACGATGCTGAACTTCTCGCCGAGAGCCGCTGCTGCCAGCAGGCTTGCCTCACCGCTACCGACCACCGGGATATCGGAGGCGGCGCGCGCTGCTGCCAGACCGTAGTCCGGAACCCCGCCGATCAGAACTCCGGCGCACCCGTCGCGAGCGGCCCGCATTGCAGCCTCCGCGTAGACGACATCGGAGAGCAGGAGGTCGACCGCGTCGATCGGCGCCACTCGGATCTCCGTGTACACCGACTCGACGGAGTACCCGGGCGCGATCAGGCGATCGGGAACCGGGCTCTTCTGCTGGCCGGTATTCATTTCGAGATATGCGATCCGCTTGGTCAACTGAGCCTGCCTGACTTCGAGGTGATTCGAGCCACTTCCAGCGACTCCTGTGAGGAGGCTATCAGAAGGTGTTTCTACGACGAAGAAGAAGAATCCCTATCTCGAAAGGCCGGAAAGACTTGTACAACACACAGATACAGCAAATCCCGAGCAGTGCGACAATCGCACTGCTCGGGCCTGAAGACAGAACTACGCGCCTCGGTAGAGGTCCCCGTGCTGAACGCGCATGACCTTCTTGTCAAGCTTTCCGACACTCGTACGCGGAAGCGCGTCGACGTACAGAATCGTGTCAGGGACTTGCCATTTGGCGAACGCACCCTGAAGCAACTCGTGGATCTCGGCGAGCGGAACTTCCTCGCCGTCCGTGGTCACCATGATCACGACCGGACGTTCCTGCCATTTCGGGTGCTCGACACCGATCACCGCCGCCTCAGCCACCCGAGGATGGGCAATGATCGCGTTTTCCATGTCGATCGACGAAATCCATTCGCCGCCACTCTTGATGACATCCTTGAGCCGGTCCGCGAGCTTGAGGTAGCCATTCTGATCGATGGTCCCGATATCGCCGCTGCGCCAGTAACCGTCGAGGAACCTGTCGGCGTCGTCATCAAGCATGTGGTACCGCGCGGTAATCCACGGTCCCCGCAGCAGGACCTCGCCCTTACTGTTGCCGTCGTGCGGCAAGTCGTTGCCCTCCGGATCTACGATCCGCACATCGACACCGCCCGCGGGAAGACCCTGATAGCGCTTGATGCTCCACCATTCGTCTTCCGTCACCTTGCCCTGCAAGGTCACCTTGCGGCCGTAGTTGACGAAAGCCATCGGCGCAGTCTCGGTAGCCCCGTACGCATGGATGAAATCGGCACCGGTCAAGTCGTAGAACCCACGCATGAGCGAGAGCGCGGGCTCGGTGGCGCCGGACAGCAGCCGGGTGCGACTGAAGTCCGGTTTGACGTCGAGCGTCTCGATGTAGTCGAGCATCGGCTGGAAGATCGCCGGGGCGCCGTTCGCGACCGTGACGTTCTCGGCGATCATCACGTCTGCCAGCATGTCCGTGTCCTGTGCCGAATAGCGGCCGGGCAGAACAATCTTGGCCGCGACGTAGACGGCAGACTGCGGAAGACCCCAGGACTGACTGTGGAACATCGGCGTGATCAGCATGACCGCGTCGGAGGCGCTCATCGCGTAAGACGAGGCCTGCGTCAGGGTGTGCAGGTAGATCGCTCGATGCGAGTAGTACACGCCCTTCGGCCGGCCGGTGGTGCCAGTCGTGTAGCAGGCGCTGTAGGCGGAGCTCTCGTCGATCATCGGCCAGTCGATCTCCGGGGACGCCTTCGCCACCAGGTCCTCGAAATGACGGACGTTCGGCAACGTGGTGGTGATCTCCGAGAGGGGCCTGTCGGACATCACCACCCAGGTGACCTCCGGCGCAAACGGCGCCACCGACTCAGCGACGCTCAGCAGGCTCTCGTCCACCAGGACGACAGACGCGCCACCGTGGGTGGCGACATACCCCACGTCCTCGGGCGCCAGGCGCAGGTTCATCTGCAGCATCACCGCTCCGGTGCCCGGGATGGCCCAGTAGAGCTCGAAATGCCGCTTACTGTTCCAGTCCAGGATCCCCACCACATCACCGGGTTTCACGCCCAGGCCGGTCAGGGCGTTGGCAATCCGCTTGATGCGCGCGTAGGCGTCGGCGTAGGTGTAGCGGTCCCATCCCCCGTCGCCGGTGCGATAGACGATCTCGCGCTCCGGGTAGTTGCGGGCCGAATGACGGATCAGCGTGGTCGTGTTGAGCTGATACGAGTCGTCGTTCGTCGACGGGTGCCCCTTGACAATCGCGGTCATTGCGCGCTCCTCAGATCCGGTTGTCCTACTGGTGCTGCTCGCGCCCACCGACGACGCCTAGGGCCCTGCCCACGATGCGGGATTCACGCACCTGCACTGGCACCCTGGGCTTTGATACTCCGTGGGACTGACCACCCAGACACCGCATTATTCTGCATGGCAGAGCAACTCTCTTATCCAGAGTTGCACAGGCCAACAATGCAAGTCAAGACACGAAGGTCGAAAGCTGAAGCCGCCCGGAAGCCCTCAACCATCCGACACTGCGTGGAGAGTTGCAGCGTGGAGCCGACGAATCGTCTCGCATTGCTTCGTCAGTCCCGCGAACGCGAAAGACCCGACGGGCCGGCGCCGGCCATGGCCAGCGCAAGGTCCGTGTACTCCCGTGCAATCTCGTGCGGCGGCGGACTGACGCCAGGCGTGTACCAATCGGCCACGGCAACGCACATCGTGACGATCGCAGTGGCGGTCGATGACGCCGGCACGGTTCCGACCCGCCCTGCATGACGGCAGGCCTCCACTGCTGCCTGCACAATGCCCCGGACCTGCAGCCGTGCCTGGAGGTGCAGCGATCGGCCGGACTCGTCGAGCGACCGCAACTCAGTGGACGCAAGCACCGCCGAGGCCTGGCGGTACGTGTGGAAAAGGATCACGCACTCGACCAGGTTCGCCAACCGTTCAGCGGGTGAATCCGCGTCGGCGTCTGCAGCCACGCATCGGCTTATCAGCTCGGCCATCGCGCCTTGCAGCAATTCAGTGAGCAGAACGTCCTTGCTCTCCACGTGGTAGTAGACGCCGGCCATCGACAAGCCGCACCGGTCGGCGATCATCCTGACGGTGGCAGCGTGGTAGCCGACCTCCACAAAGACATCCAGCGCCGTTCGAAAGACCGGAGGGAGGTCCAGCGGCTCGAAGTCTCGCCAGTCGTCGAACCGTGGGCCGGCGGGCTCGGGCGGACGCAGATCCAGCGGCACCCCGAGCGCGGCCGAGAGAGCCTGCAAGCGCTCGTGACCCGGCAGGCTCTTCCCGTTCTCGAACTCACTCAGAGATGACGGGCTCATCCCGACCAGCTGAGCAAGCTGCCGGAGCCCGACCTCGCGCTCGATACGCGCCGCGCGAATCCTGGCGCCCAGCCCTTCCCCACCGATTCGTCCCGACCGCTCCATGAGCACCACGGTATCCCGCCGTCGCGCGATCACCCGGCTGGACGACCACCATCCACAACGACGGTCCGTCCGGTCATGTACGCCGCATCGTCGCTCGCGACGAAAGCACTGCCGTCCCGCGGCCGATGCCGGATCCGGCGCCCGTGACGATTACAGATTTGGCCTCAAAACGGCTACGACCAGCCACTCCGACACCCTCTCCGACGCGCCAATTCTGTCAAGCAGAAGCAATCTCTGCCACGGCAGCGGCGCATGCCGAATGGATCGTCGTCAATAGCATGGTCACCCATCCGTTCGAAACTTAGCGATCGATAGGTCTTGACGAACCAAACGGACGGCAATACGGTCTTCGTGAGACATCCGAGCGATGCGTGTCACAGGACAAGGCGAGTGCGAGCCGGCGGCCGCAGGACCCAGGAGTGGGACCACCTGCGCGCCGTCGATCCACTTCCTCAACCAAGGCGCCATCGTGCTCGAGTACGTAGCCCGGACCCGCAAGTTGCGCAACGCCAACATCTCTCATGCACCCGTAAGCAAGCTCAGTGCCACCTACGGCGCCTAGTCAGGAGTACTCCAATGAGCGACATCCTCGAGTTCGCAGACCAGTTCTTCAACGCCGTCTCGGACGGCGACATCGACGCGGTGGCCGGCTTCTACCGCGACGACGTGACCGTCTGGCACAACTTCGACAACCTCGACCAGTCCCGTGAGGACAACCTCGCAACCCTCGCGGGAATCTCCGGCCGCTATGACGACTTCGGCTACGAGGACATCCGCCACACCGCCCTCGAGGACGGTTTCCTCCGTCAGCACGTCATCAAGGCCACGATCGGGAAGAAGACCGTGAACGTCCCCGCGGTCCTGCGCGTGTACGTCGAGAGCGGCAAGATCCACCGCATCGAGGAGTACTTCGACCGCGGCCAGCTCAGCGCCGTGTTCGGCTGACCCGACCCGCGCCCCGGCGCCGGGCGCCACGACGACCACCGTTCGCAACTTAGCGATCGATCGATATTGACTATCCGAACACTCAGACCTACCGTCGAGCCGAGAAGACGGCGAGACGGCCGCCACGCAGCGAGGAGAATGTGACATGACAAACACGGAATTCGAACTAGGTGGCGTGTGCCACCTGGCGCTGGTGTGCCAGGACATGGAGCGCACCGTCGACTTCTACACCAACGTCCTGGGCATGAAGCTGTCCATGACGCTCTCCCTGCCCGGCGGCGGCCAGCACTTCTTCTTCGACATGGGCGGCGGCCAGTTCATCGCGTTCTTCTGGTTCGCCGACGCTGCCCCGCACGCCCCCGGTATCGCGGCGCCCGCGGCCATCCCCGGTATCGGCAAGGAGATCGCGTCGGCGCACGGCTCGATGAACCACGTCTCGTTCAAGATCCCGCTTGACAAGTTCGACGAGTACAAGGCCAAGCTCGAGGCCAAGGGTGTGCAGACCGGACCGATGCTCAACCACGACAAGTCCGAGCGCGGGATCAGCCTCCAGGACAGCGACTCCACCTTCGTGAAGTCGATCTACTTCTTCGACCCGG
This window contains:
- a CDS encoding TetR/AcrR family transcriptional regulator, with amino-acid sequence MGTKGQQTAQLIKTAARTVFKRDGYLNARMTDIADEAGKSPATLYNYFDNKREILHAMLEDFLSRVLDQGNPDPQGVYTSESLRSAIAVFWRTYTEFLPELVGITHAASVEDEFLQAWMQIREVGVKQIAGRVKVLQRQGLVDPKLDPYVAASALSSMLEHSCYLWLGMDAGGIGRPGSDDEAIGTLTYLWSRALGIE
- a CDS encoding nuclear transport factor 2 family protein, with translation MSTAYTLESVAARAEIEDVIHRYCHATDRRRWWLMDSVFHEDATCRLSSIGGSWREFVAQGSALLEPVEATHHQVGNIMIAFEGSVAHVETYVTAFHAIPHDAPVGGGFGGTGEAYEVMLGARYIDRFELRDGRWRIADRRLLTEWRNHRPSREGGLAAVSGQARGQREDGISGSVVEAWRTNDLGRVDAGRLVDRAEIADVVNRFCHAVDRNRWELMASVFHEDGKTVFIGNELPWQKMVENARVSMGSLERTHHQTGNMLFSFDGDVAEVETYVTAYHRVPPTAPSTTFWDGRSEDYEGVAGGRYIDRFERRDGRWRMVEHRTFVEWRHDHGVAEGSLAQTPSSMRGQRGDADASLPVIASLLN
- a CDS encoding aspartate/glutamate racemase family protein, translated to MTKRIAYLEMNTGQQKSPVPDRLIAPGYSVESVYTEIRVAPIDAVDLLLSDVVYAEAAMRAARDGCAGVLIGGVPDYGLAAARAASDIPVVGSGEASLLAAAALGEKFSIVTIWPETMDFVYERLLRDNPVGRQCISVRYVSTHAEQSTLADEDNFLTQMKAGREDIIERILAEIELAVQDGAKSVILGCNCMSPVAEILAARSSVPIVDPTMAGYRQLETLIELGLRPARDPRVPRSERQELFAEMVQAADGALGADQEDCPVCVLNDDGTASCDLPANVPAEA
- a CDS encoding long-chain-fatty-acid--CoA ligase; its protein translation is MTAIVKGHPSTNDDSYQLNTTTLIRHSARNYPEREIVYRTGDGGWDRYTYADAYARIKRIANALTGLGVKPGDVVGILDWNSKRHFELYWAIPGTGAVMLQMNLRLAPEDVGYVATHGGASVVLVDESLLSVAESVAPFAPEVTWVVMSDRPLSEITTTLPNVRHFEDLVAKASPEIDWPMIDESSAYSACYTTGTTGRPKGVYYSHRAIYLHTLTQASSYAMSASDAVMLITPMFHSQSWGLPQSAVYVAAKIVLPGRYSAQDTDMLADVMIAENVTVANGAPAIFQPMLDYIETLDVKPDFSRTRLLSGATEPALSLMRGFYDLTGADFIHAYGATETAPMAFVNYGRKVTLQGKVTEDEWWSIKRYQGLPAGGVDVRIVDPEGNDLPHDGNSKGEVLLRGPWITARYHMLDDDADRFLDGYWRSGDIGTIDQNGYLKLADRLKDVIKSGGEWISSIDMENAIIAHPRVAEAAVIGVEHPKWQERPVVIMVTTDGEEVPLAEIHELLQGAFAKWQVPDTILYVDALPRTSVGKLDKKVMRVQHGDLYRGA
- a CDS encoding helix-turn-helix domain-containing protein, whose translation is MERSGRIGGEGLGARIRAARIEREVGLRQLAQLVGMSPSSLSEFENGKSLPGHERLQALSAALGVPLDLRPPEPAGPRFDDWRDFEPLDLPPVFRTALDVFVEVGYHAATVRMIADRCGLSMAGVYYHVESKDVLLTELLQGAMAELISRCVAADADADSPAERLANLVECVILFHTYRQASAVLASTELRSLDESGRSLHLQARLQVRGIVQAAVEACRHAGRVGTVPASSTATAIVTMCVAVADWYTPGVSPPPHEIAREYTDLALAMAGAGPSGLSRSRD
- a CDS encoding nuclear transport factor 2 family protein translates to MSDILEFADQFFNAVSDGDIDAVAGFYRDDVTVWHNFDNLDQSREDNLATLAGISGRYDDFGYEDIRHTALEDGFLRQHVIKATIGKKTVNVPAVLRVYVESGKIHRIEEYFDRGQLSAVFG
- a CDS encoding VOC family protein produces the protein MTNTEFELGGVCHLALVCQDMERTVDFYTNVLGMKLSMTLSLPGGGQHFFFDMGGGQFIAFFWFADAAPHAPGIAAPAAIPGIGKEIASAHGSMNHVSFKIPLDKFDEYKAKLEAKGVQTGPMLNHDKSERGISLQDSDSTFVKSIYFFDPDGILLEFAAWTRELREDDVAHAPRTADGGLGAPVGAAAK